The Belonocnema kinseyi isolate 2016_QV_RU_SX_M_011 chromosome 10, B_treatae_v1, whole genome shotgun sequence genome has a window encoding:
- the LOC117181433 gene encoding zinc finger protein OZF-like isoform X1: protein MQTSKQEYEESPDNNNKSVDNELKSWSDEIAEIDLKHVIKKDLEISLSENNSRNREQVNKDDRDEYHESYDPQKNVYQCSICMKQFKTKNLFEGHLVAHSDVRPFECEVCGKRFKRTNTLAVHRRIHTRERNFVCDVCGRAFVQASQLATHHRRHFEKYTRHCGICSKGFFTNAELHGHMNVKHGAKEHVCHVCGKSFPNNHTLVRHAKIHDPNFKPVKHQCEFCGKTFAYKNSLVVHVKSHTGENKYDCHLCGKSVSSRGSLQDHLRLHGGEKSLVCDVCGKAFHKRTTLVVHKRTHTGEKPYTCDTCGKSFTQHSTLVIHKRYHTGQRPYECSLCNKCFVSRALLNVHKRVHVVDSVEVTVV, encoded by the coding sequence ATGCAAACTTCCAAACAAGAATACGAGGAATCgccagataataataataaatcagtgGATAATGAATTGAAATCCTGGTCCGACGAGATAGCGGAAATCGACCTGAAACACGTGATAAAAAAGGATTTGGAAATTTCCCTATCGGAAAACAATTCCCGAAACAGAGAGCAAGTGAATAAAGATGACAGAGACGAGTATCACGAGAGTTATGACCCGCAGAAAAATGTCTACCAGTGCAGCATTTGCATGAAGCAGTTCAAAACGAAGAACCTGTTTGAGGGACATCTGGTGGCGCACAGCGACGTTCGTCCCTTCGAGTGTGAAGTTTGCGGCAAGCGCTTCAAGCGGACAAACACATTAGCAGTTCATCGGCGAATTCACACACGCGAGCGTAATTTTGTCTGCGATGTTTGTGGCCGTGCGTTTGTCCAAGCCTCGCAATTGGCGACGCATCATCGGCGACACTTTGAAAAGTACACGAGACACTGCGGAATATGCAGCAAGGGTTTCTTCACAAATGCGGAACTTCATGGCCACATGAATGTGAAACATGGCGCTAAGGAGCACGTGTGTCATGTGTGCGGCAAGTCCTTTCCGAACAATCACACTCTGGTGCGCCATGCGAAAATTCACGATCCCAACTTCAAGCCCGTGAAGCATCAGTGCGAATTTTGCGGCAAGACTTTTGCCTACAAGAATTCGCTGGTGGTTCACGTGAAATCGCACACGGGAGAGAACAAATATGACTGTCATCTGTGCGGCAAGTCGGTTTCGTCGCGTGGATCGCTTCAGGATCATTTGCGACTGCATGGCGGCGAAAAGTCGCTGGTGTGCGACGTTTGCGGAAAGGCGTTTCATAAAAGGACAACTCTAGTGGTGCACAAACGAACGCACACGGGCGAGAAACCGTATACCTGTGATACTTGTGGCAAATCCTTTACACAACATTCGACTTTAGTGATTCATAAGCGATATCATACGGGCCAGCGGCCTTACGAGTGCAGTCTCTGCAACAAGTGTTTTGTCTCGAGAGCTTTGCTCAATGTTCACAAGAGAGTTCATGTTGTTGACAGTGTGGAGGTGACGGTTGTATAG